The proteins below come from a single Chryseobacterium bernardetii genomic window:
- a CDS encoding TIGR04139 family peptide modification target, with amino-acid sequence MKKLTGMKKGFSSLENKKLKRDDLKSVNGSLKSYAIESSAAVTTPGCYEADHYTSNGGEYIGRLEVC; translated from the coding sequence ATGAAAAAGTTAACAGGAATGAAGAAAGGTTTTTCTTCTTTGGAAAACAAAAAACTAAAAAGAGACGATTTAAAATCAGTAAATGGTAGCCTAAAGTCTTATGCTATTGAATCTAGTGCTGCAGTTACAACACCAGGATGCTATGAAGCTGACCACTATACATCTAATGGAGGTGAGTATATTGGTAGACTAGAAGTTTGCTAG
- the gwsS gene encoding grasp-with-spasm system SPASM domain peptide maturase translates to MRYFNLFSNILITKGAGRILISDLQRKVSDLYPLELYDIIEDLKNDSIENILENYDTESKEIVHEYIDFLLEKEYGFITNGDWDRNFLPLSYQFQEANKISNIFIEIDNILILDRIKSSINNLGVKHLVIYCTKELSLEEYQDIDSKFKGSVLEGIEIYAPFHNALDKEFFQTLNQTTTRIYNFVFYNCPESPFKTREIFRFTINFNHENLKISACGKVDLKYFNTNLPKVLEAINHNSCLHKKMGIDINGNIKNCPLMPEKFGNIHQSSLEEILIKSDFKKYWNLTKDKIEICKDCEFRYICTDCRAFTQRTHKNKENLDISKPLKCGYDPYTCTWEDWSESPLKQKAMEHYNMENISN, encoded by the coding sequence ATGAGATATTTTAACCTGTTCAGTAATATTTTAATCACCAAAGGTGCCGGAAGAATCTTGATCTCTGATCTGCAGAGAAAGGTATCTGATCTTTACCCTTTGGAATTATATGATATTATTGAGGACCTGAAAAACGATTCCATTGAAAATATCTTAGAGAATTATGATACTGAATCTAAAGAAATTGTTCATGAATATATAGACTTTCTGCTTGAAAAAGAATATGGTTTTATAACAAATGGAGATTGGGATAGAAATTTCCTTCCATTATCCTATCAGTTCCAAGAAGCAAACAAGATATCAAATATTTTTATTGAAATTGATAATATCCTTATTCTTGACAGGATAAAAAGTTCTATAAACAACTTAGGTGTAAAGCATTTAGTGATTTATTGTACTAAGGAGCTTTCTCTTGAAGAGTATCAGGATATCGACAGTAAGTTTAAAGGTTCTGTTTTAGAAGGTATAGAAATATACGCCCCTTTTCATAATGCCTTAGATAAGGAGTTTTTTCAAACTCTGAACCAAACAACTACAAGAATTTATAATTTCGTTTTTTACAATTGCCCAGAGTCCCCTTTTAAGACAAGAGAAATATTTAGATTTACTATAAACTTTAACCATGAAAACCTCAAAATATCCGCCTGCGGAAAAGTAGATCTAAAATATTTCAATACCAATCTTCCAAAAGTTCTTGAAGCAATTAATCATAATTCCTGTTTACACAAAAAAATGGGAATTGATATAAACGGTAATATAAAGAACTGCCCTTTAATGCCGGAAAAATTTGGAAATATCCATCAATCCAGTCTTGAAGAGATTCTAATAAAAAGTGATTTCAAAAAATATTGGAACCTCACTAAGGATAAAATAGAAATTTGTAAAGATTGTGAGTTTCGATATATATGTACTGATTGCCGAGCTTTTACACAAAGAACCCACAAGAATAAAGAGAACCTTGACATTTCAAAACCTTTAAAATGCGGATATGATCCATATACCTGCACCTGGGAAGACTGGAGTGAAAGCCCTTTGAAACAAAAGGCTATGGAACACTATAATATGGAAAATATCTCAAATTAA
- a CDS encoding vitamin K epoxide reductase family protein: MIFDKLINYLKLDKQEFIFQFNSHPNYPSALAFSDTLNFLGVKNDAYQLDKEYWDELPEEFIAIVDNAFSLVKKSGSHYAVYSEKAKTLDREELYKNSTDFVLLFEKTENVENKTAFNFKPVLYAIFAVILIYSFIYQEPLEAIFNLLSLAGVYISLELFNQKFGNTSTVIGSICGASPAAQTANSCDRIIKQDKTSILGLKFSDFSLIYFTGLAVLGLFLPATAYIVKGFTFVSILAIGYSLYIQAFVEKTFCRVCLLIISILVGQLVISTIFFQNLTFGVGALLLMIILWALIFSAVMYFNTLLGQKEELQKSNAKNLRFKRNYELFKSQLLEKDKIEFQDTETFSVGKKDARLRISIISNPYCGFCKDGHKLAESLLKKYPDDISLQMRFNYTPERSNEKYNTLISDLTYIYNNKPEKEFLHAVEEWFETRDENKINILSGGVPTSENLNPLTQMTVENNNAGLNFTPILVINGYQFPEKYDREDIVFFIDELIEDEEI; encoded by the coding sequence ATGATTTTTGATAAACTAATTAACTACCTAAAACTTGATAAACAGGAATTTATTTTCCAGTTTAATTCTCATCCCAACTACCCCTCTGCGCTGGCTTTCAGCGATACATTAAACTTTTTGGGAGTAAAAAACGATGCTTATCAGCTTGATAAAGAATACTGGGATGAACTTCCTGAAGAATTTATCGCCATTGTTGACAATGCATTTTCATTGGTAAAAAAATCAGGAAGCCATTATGCTGTATATTCTGAAAAGGCAAAAACATTAGATAGAGAGGAGCTTTACAAAAATTCTACAGACTTTGTTCTGCTGTTTGAAAAGACTGAAAATGTAGAAAATAAAACAGCTTTCAATTTCAAACCTGTTTTATATGCTATTTTTGCCGTAATCCTGATCTATTCTTTTATTTATCAGGAACCGCTTGAAGCTATCTTTAATCTTCTTTCATTAGCAGGAGTTTATATTTCATTGGAACTATTCAATCAGAAATTCGGAAATACATCTACTGTTATAGGAAGTATTTGTGGAGCTTCTCCTGCAGCCCAAACAGCAAACTCCTGTGACAGAATCATTAAGCAGGATAAGACCAGTATTTTGGGATTAAAGTTTTCAGACTTTTCATTAATTTACTTCACCGGGCTTGCTGTGTTAGGATTATTTTTACCAGCTACAGCTTATATCGTAAAAGGTTTTACATTTGTTTCTATACTGGCTATTGGCTACTCTCTTTACATCCAGGCCTTTGTTGAAAAGACATTTTGTAGAGTTTGCTTACTAATTATTTCCATTCTGGTTGGGCAATTAGTTATCAGTACTATCTTTTTCCAGAATCTTACTTTTGGAGTAGGTGCTCTTTTACTTATGATTATTTTATGGGCGCTTATTTTTTCGGCAGTAATGTATTTCAATACCCTGCTTGGGCAAAAAGAGGAACTTCAGAAAAGCAATGCTAAAAACCTTAGATTCAAAAGAAATTATGAACTGTTTAAAAGTCAGTTGTTAGAAAAAGATAAAATAGAGTTTCAGGATACTGAAACATTTTCAGTGGGTAAAAAGGATGCCAGACTTCGTATTTCTATTATTTCCAATCCTTACTGTGGTTTCTGTAAAGATGGTCATAAACTGGCAGAAAGTCTTTTAAAAAAATATCCTGATGACATTTCCTTACAAATGAGGTTCAATTATACCCCTGAAAGATCTAATGAAAAATACAATACTTTGATCTCGGATCTTACCTACATCTACAACAATAAACCGGAAAAAGAATTCCTGCACGCTGTAGAAGAATGGTTTGAAACAAGGGATGAAAACAAAATCAATATTCTTTCCGGAGGAGTTCCTACATCAGAAAATTTAAATCCGCTGACCCAAATGACAGTGGAAAATAACAATGCAGGGCTTAACTTTACCCCAATCCTGGTAATTAACGGTTATCAGTTTCCTGAAAAGTATGACAGAGAAGATATTGTATTCTTTATTGATGAATTAATAGAAGACGAAGAAATTTAA
- a CDS encoding bacteriocin-like protein: protein MKNLKELSRESLRTLKGGITQECARIQSEASYCESKINAPKEDAIDACNK, encoded by the coding sequence ATGAAAAATCTAAAAGAACTTTCAAGAGAAAGCCTAAGAACACTGAAAGGTGGTATCACTCAGGAATGTGCTAGAATTCAAAGTGAAGCGAGCTATTGTGAATCTAAGATCAATGCACCTAAAGAAGATGCTATAGATGCATGTAACAAATGA
- a CDS encoding AraC family transcriptional regulator, with amino-acid sequence MMRVKAFFLFIFFSNLLYTQNKISDSLKTYSYKELKNKFYTYYENIKIEQSKVIAQYYLQKAKKEQNTVQIADAYVLIHFNENFSNAIKYLDSAATITKNLKGTIYPSQTYLMKGNLYYKHDNLKYALDNYILGLQHSKAQKDKKQIAYANMNIAYLNSYMGKNADAAKTFRYYLYNGDDITDESQHNQMRISLIYCYIELNKLDSANILINEGLKTPLVSENKYVHNQYIYYLGAYYLKQKKYDVALKNFLTAYQYFSGIPDHNVTYTLLNIGKSYEGLKDKEKAVKNYAKMDSIIAKSSYTFPELRDVYTFLIDYYKENNNKEKQLYYIERFLKVDQKLDEQFKYLSTEIPRKYDTPNLLQEKENIIEELKFRKKVLYISLGILLLILLFIIYLYYRSKKTEKEQRKIAQDLISLVEKRNIEEKNAEEKNKANDIEIAPKAIPEQEEQNDKTSKTISEEVTQFILQELRIFESKELFLKKGITLASLAKNIKTNTAYLSEIINTHKGKNFAAYLNDLRIDFALNRLVKDKKFRSYKLSVIAEELGYNNEQAFSLAFKKKTGTTLSMYIKEIDNLSDF; translated from the coding sequence ATGATGAGAGTTAAAGCCTTTTTTTTATTTATTTTTTTCAGCAACTTACTTTATACACAGAATAAAATAAGTGATAGCTTAAAAACATATAGCTATAAAGAATTAAAAAATAAATTTTATACCTATTATGAGAATATAAAGATTGAACAGTCAAAGGTTATAGCTCAATATTATCTTCAAAAAGCTAAAAAAGAACAGAATACCGTTCAAATAGCAGACGCATATGTTCTTATTCATTTCAATGAAAATTTTTCAAATGCTATAAAATATCTTGATAGCGCTGCAACAATTACAAAAAACTTAAAAGGAACAATTTATCCCTCTCAGACTTACTTAATGAAGGGTAATCTTTATTATAAACACGATAATTTAAAATACGCCTTAGATAATTACATTTTAGGTTTACAACACTCAAAAGCTCAAAAAGACAAGAAACAAATCGCATATGCAAATATGAATATTGCCTATTTGAATAGCTATATGGGCAAAAATGCTGATGCTGCCAAAACATTCAGATATTATTTATATAATGGAGATGATATTACAGATGAATCTCAACATAACCAAATGCGTATAAGCCTGATATATTGTTACATTGAACTTAATAAATTGGACTCTGCTAATATCCTGATCAATGAGGGGTTAAAAACCCCTTTGGTTTCCGAAAATAAATATGTTCATAATCAGTATATTTATTACTTAGGTGCATATTATTTAAAGCAGAAAAAGTATGATGTTGCACTTAAAAATTTTTTAACTGCTTATCAATATTTTTCAGGTATTCCAGACCACAATGTGACCTATACTCTATTAAATATTGGCAAATCTTATGAAGGGTTAAAAGATAAGGAAAAAGCAGTAAAGAATTACGCAAAAATGGATTCCATTATTGCAAAAAGCAGTTATACATTTCCCGAATTAAGAGATGTATATACTTTTCTTATTGATTATTACAAGGAAAACAACAATAAAGAAAAACAGCTTTATTATATTGAACGCTTTTTAAAAGTAGATCAAAAATTAGATGAACAGTTTAAATATCTTTCTACAGAAATACCTAGAAAATATGACACTCCCAATCTTTTACAGGAAAAAGAAAATATCATTGAGGAATTAAAATTTAGAAAAAAGGTACTCTACATTTCTCTAGGCATACTTTTATTAATACTCTTATTCATTATATATTTATACTATAGATCCAAAAAAACAGAAAAGGAACAAAGAAAAATTGCACAGGATTTAATTAGTCTGGTTGAAAAGAGAAATATTGAAGAAAAAAATGCAGAGGAAAAAAATAAGGCTAACGATATTGAAATAGCTCCGAAAGCAATTCCTGAACAGGAAGAGCAAAATGATAAAACCTCTAAAACCATATCTGAAGAAGTTACTCAATTTATTTTACAAGAGTTGAGAATATTTGAATCCAAGGAACTTTTCTTAAAAAAAGGTATCACATTAGCCAGCCTAGCAAAAAATATAAAAACAAATACTGCTTATTTATCAGAAATAATCAATACTCATAAAGGAAAAAACTTTGCAGCATACCTTAACGATCTTCGAATTGATTTTGCCTTAAATAGATTGGTAAAAGATAAAAAATTCCGTTCCTATAAGTTATCTGTTATTGCAGAAGAGCTAGGATATAATAATGAACAAGCATTTTCTTTAGCTTTTAAGAAGAAAACCGGTACTACACTCTCAATGTACATCAAAGAAATTGATAATTTAAGCGATTTTTAA
- a CDS encoding HlyD family secretion protein translates to MKEDVLDNIELRSESVQDILTQPPNWMIRWGNTLIFVIILLIFVMSYIIKYPEFVPAPIIVTSQNPPEKLEARINSKIEKIFIKDHQEVKKDQLLMVMLSAANYKDVIALKELVDSISPNQLSSFPIAQTSRYKLGELQGDYNSFAKAFQDEELFTRLQPYAPENLATNLSLSESRARIATLKQQKNLESAKYDLTRKNFQRYQELFNQGVISAMELESEKIKYIQAQQNLENINISISQAEEGISNLNKTKSGTVINTEKDKINYSSQTLQLFEQLRKALKLWEQNYLVISSTDGVASFQQFFGENQFVKAGEPIISILPKNKEKLVGRMSVPTVNSGKIIPGEKVLIKLDNYRFQEYGIVEGKVQNISLIPDDKGNYYVDVVLPKGLKTSYNKNLKFDKELRGSAEIVTQDLRLIERFFYQIRKLLGYQA, encoded by the coding sequence ATGAAAGAAGACGTTTTAGACAATATTGAACTTCGTTCGGAAAGTGTACAGGATATTCTTACCCAACCACCTAATTGGATGATCCGTTGGGGAAACACCCTTATATTCGTAATTATCCTGCTCATTTTTGTTATGAGTTATATTATAAAATATCCGGAATTTGTACCGGCTCCTATTATAGTGACCTCTCAAAATCCGCCGGAAAAATTAGAAGCGAGAATCAACTCCAAGATCGAGAAAATATTCATTAAAGATCATCAGGAAGTAAAGAAAGACCAGCTACTGATGGTGATGTTATCAGCTGCCAATTATAAAGATGTTATAGCATTAAAAGAACTGGTAGATTCTATATCACCTAATCAACTCAGTTCTTTCCCTATTGCTCAAACTTCAAGATATAAGCTGGGTGAACTGCAGGGAGATTACAACAGTTTTGCAAAAGCATTTCAGGATGAAGAGCTTTTCACAAGATTGCAGCCTTATGCACCGGAAAATCTTGCAACCAACCTAAGTTTATCTGAATCCAGAGCTAGAATTGCCACTTTGAAACAGCAAAAAAACCTGGAATCGGCTAAGTATGATCTTACCCGGAAAAACTTTCAGCGATATCAGGAACTTTTCAATCAGGGTGTAATTTCGGCCATGGAACTTGAGAGTGAAAAGATCAAATATATTCAGGCTCAACAGAACCTTGAAAACATTAATATTTCTATTTCCCAGGCTGAGGAAGGAATTTCAAATCTTAACAAAACCAAAAGCGGTACAGTAATTAATACTGAAAAAGACAAAATCAATTATTCGTCCCAAACCCTTCAGCTTTTTGAACAGCTAAGAAAAGCCCTAAAACTTTGGGAGCAAAATTACCTTGTTATTTCATCTACGGATGGTGTTGCCAGCTTTCAGCAGTTTTTTGGCGAAAATCAGTTCGTAAAAGCAGGTGAACCTATTATATCCATTCTTCCTAAAAATAAGGAGAAGTTAGTAGGCAGAATGTCTGTTCCTACTGTAAACTCCGGAAAGATCATTCCTGGAGAAAAAGTATTAATCAAACTGGATAACTACCGTTTCCAGGAATATGGAATTGTAGAAGGAAAAGTTCAGAATATATCACTTATTCCGGACGACAAAGGAAATTATTATGTAGATGTGGTTCTGCCAAAAGGATTAAAAACAAGCTATAATAAAAATCTGAAATTTGATAAAGAGCTGAGAGGAAGTGCTGAGATTGTAACTCAAGACTTAAGACTTATTGAAAGATTCTTCTATCAGATAAGAAAGCTGTTGGGCTATCAGGCTTAA
- the gwsG gene encoding grasp-with-spasm system ATP-grasp peptide maturase, giving the protein MILIISNNGDSTTTKVIKYLSAMGKKFIRVHEDEFFEIKTDKKRIYLISDRNSFFLDEIASTWYRRGGLKFKRLSYENNAVNHHMDEHQHWLEDYVIKTLESKKSINKQSNNHVNKLLVLEQAKKIGLNVPEYFLAENTDEVIIHETITKPITENVILDSVDKNFNGIIYTSVVQEKEKEKFFITFFQEKIEKDFEIRSFYLDGKMWSTAIISQNDEQTKTDFRKYNYKNPNRKVSYQLPEDIEEKTHQLMRSLGLSCGSIDFIKNGDIFYFLEVNPTGQFIGLSDICNYSLEKEIAQYL; this is encoded by the coding sequence ATGATACTCATCATATCGAATAACGGAGATTCCACGACTACAAAAGTCATCAAATATCTTTCGGCAATGGGAAAGAAGTTTATTCGTGTGCATGAAGATGAGTTTTTTGAAATTAAAACCGATAAGAAAAGAATTTACCTGATTAGTGACAGAAACAGTTTTTTTCTGGATGAAATTGCCAGCACATGGTACAGAAGAGGAGGCTTAAAATTCAAACGTCTATCTTATGAAAATAATGCTGTCAACCATCATATGGATGAACATCAGCATTGGCTTGAAGATTATGTGATCAAAACTTTGGAATCAAAAAAAAGCATTAACAAACAAAGCAACAATCACGTCAATAAACTCTTAGTTCTGGAACAGGCAAAAAAAATAGGGTTAAACGTTCCGGAATACTTTTTAGCTGAGAATACAGATGAAGTTATTATCCATGAAACAATTACAAAACCCATTACCGAAAATGTGATATTGGATTCTGTTGATAAAAATTTCAACGGCATTATTTACACTTCGGTTGTACAGGAAAAAGAAAAGGAAAAGTTCTTCATTACTTTCTTTCAGGAAAAAATTGAAAAGGATTTTGAGATCAGGAGTTTTTATTTGGATGGTAAAATGTGGTCTACTGCAATTATTTCTCAAAATGATGAACAAACTAAAACCGATTTCAGAAAATATAATTATAAAAATCCCAACAGGAAGGTATCCTATCAGCTTCCTGAAGATATTGAAGAAAAAACGCATCAGCTCATGCGATCGCTAGGCTTAAGCTGTGGTTCAATAGATTTTATAAAAAATGGAGACATTTTCTACTTTTTGGAAGTGAATCCTACAGGTCAGTTCATAGGACTTTCAGATATCTGCAACTACTCATTAGAGAAAGAAATAGCACAATATTTATGA
- a CDS encoding peptidase domain-containing ABC transporter codes for MKKFPFYKQPDTKDCGPTCLRIVSKYYGKSISLQQIRALSETTREGSSLLGLSDAAENLGFRSLGVQVDFKTLVEEVPLPCIVHWNKNHFVVVYKVDKNNKVYISDPSYGLITYNPEEFIKAWIGENANENTEEGIALILETTPAFFQTEFDNEESKASFSFLSKYLFKYKSLVIQLAVGLLAGSLLSLVFPFLTQSIVDVGIQNQDINFIYLVLLAQIMLFFGRMGIETIRSWILLHLSARINISIISDFFIKLMKLPISFFDTRMTGDIMQRINDHHRIEQLLTSSSLNTLFSLVNLIIFSIVLLFYDYRLFIVYLIGAIAYIGWISFFLKKRKELDYKRFSQVSQEQSKVIELINGMQEIKMHNAEKQKRWDWEFLQVKLFKIRIKSLSLEQWQSVGGNFINQMKDILVSFLSAKLVLSGNLTLGMMLSVQYIIGQLNSPLLQLIDFIKQTQDAKISLERLGEIHDKEDEENKDEQYAMEIPKRDIEITDMSFRYIGSDVPVFENLSLTIPYQKTTAIVGASGSGKTTLLKLLMKFYDPDQGDIKIGNTSLKNISPRFWRDHCGVVMQEGYVFNDTIANNIAVGEDHIDKKKLRRAVEIANIKEFVEGLPLSYNTKIGNEGVGVSGGQKQRLFIARAVYKSPEYILFDEATSALDANNEKIIMENLEQFFKGKTAVVIAHRLSTVKHADKIIVLDRGKVVEEGSHAELVDLRGEYYRLVRNQLELGN; via the coding sequence TTGAAAAAATTCCCTTTTTATAAACAACCAGACACTAAAGACTGTGGACCTACATGTCTTAGAATTGTAAGTAAATATTACGGTAAAAGTATATCCCTGCAACAAATACGGGCTCTTTCTGAAACTACCCGTGAAGGAAGCAGCCTTCTTGGATTAAGTGATGCAGCAGAAAATCTTGGCTTCCGCTCACTGGGCGTTCAGGTCGACTTTAAAACTCTCGTAGAAGAAGTTCCGCTTCCATGTATTGTACACTGGAATAAAAACCACTTTGTAGTTGTTTATAAAGTTGACAAAAATAACAAGGTATATATCTCTGATCCCAGTTACGGATTAATCACCTATAACCCGGAAGAATTTATCAAAGCCTGGATCGGCGAAAATGCCAACGAAAACACTGAGGAAGGAATAGCCCTTATACTGGAAACAACACCGGCATTCTTTCAAACTGAATTTGACAATGAAGAAAGTAAAGCCAGCTTTTCTTTTCTTTCCAAATATCTTTTTAAATACAAATCACTTGTTATTCAACTGGCCGTAGGTCTTCTCGCGGGAAGTTTACTGTCATTGGTTTTCCCGTTTCTTACCCAGAGTATTGTAGACGTCGGAATACAGAACCAGGATATCAACTTTATTTATCTTGTCCTTCTTGCACAGATTATGCTGTTCTTCGGCAGAATGGGTATTGAGACTATCCGAAGCTGGATTCTTCTCCATCTTTCTGCAAGAATCAACATTTCCATTATTTCTGATTTCTTTATCAAACTGATGAAACTTCCCATCAGCTTCTTTGATACCAGAATGACCGGGGATATTATGCAGAGAATTAATGATCATCATAGAATAGAACAACTCCTTACGAGTTCTTCATTAAATACCCTGTTTTCATTAGTCAATCTGATTATCTTCAGTATTGTACTCCTGTTTTATGATTACAGACTTTTCATTGTTTATCTTATAGGAGCAATAGCTTATATCGGATGGATCAGTTTCTTCCTGAAAAAAAGAAAAGAACTTGATTACAAAAGGTTTTCCCAGGTTTCTCAGGAACAGAGTAAAGTAATTGAGCTTATCAACGGGATGCAGGAAATAAAAATGCATAATGCTGAAAAGCAAAAAAGATGGGATTGGGAATTCCTTCAGGTAAAATTATTTAAAATCAGAATAAAATCCCTGTCTTTAGAACAGTGGCAGTCTGTAGGAGGAAACTTCATTAACCAAATGAAAGATATTCTGGTAAGTTTCCTGTCTGCAAAATTAGTATTAAGCGGAAACTTAACTCTGGGGATGATGCTTTCTGTTCAATATATCATCGGACAGCTGAACAGCCCGCTTCTTCAGCTTATTGACTTCATAAAACAAACTCAGGATGCCAAAATATCTCTTGAAAGATTAGGTGAAATTCATGATAAGGAAGATGAAGAAAATAAAGATGAACAATATGCTATGGAAATCCCTAAAAGAGATATAGAAATTACTGACATGTCATTCAGATATATTGGCTCGGATGTTCCTGTATTTGAAAACCTAAGTCTTACGATTCCTTATCAGAAGACTACAGCAATTGTGGGAGCCAGTGGAAGTGGAAAAACTACCCTATTGAAACTTCTGATGAAATTTTATGACCCGGACCAGGGAGACATCAAAATAGGGAATACTTCATTGAAGAATATTTCTCCAAGATTCTGGAGAGATCATTGCGGAGTTGTAATGCAGGAAGGATATGTATTTAATGATACGATTGCCAACAATATAGCCGTTGGTGAAGATCACATCGATAAAAAGAAGCTAAGACGCGCAGTAGAAATAGCTAATATCAAAGAATTTGTGGAAGGCCTTCCGTTAAGTTATAATACAAAAATCGGAAATGAAGGCGTTGGAGTAAGCGGTGGACAAAAACAAAGGCTTTTTATCGCCAGGGCCGTTTATAAATCTCCTGAATATATTTTATTCGATGAAGCTACCTCTGCACTGGATGCCAATAATGAGAAAATCATTATGGAAAACCTTGAACAGTTCTTTAAGGGTAAAACTGCAGTGGTTATTGCCCACAGACTTTCTACAGTAAAACATGCCGATAAGATTATTGTACTGGATAGAGGAAAAGTTGTAGAAGAAGGCAGCCATGCCGAATTGGTAGACCTGCGCGGAGAATATTACCGATTGGTAAGAAATCAGCTTGAACTAGGAAATTAA